One Paraburkholderia agricolaris DNA segment encodes these proteins:
- a CDS encoding efflux transporter outer membrane subunit, whose product MTLAGCSLAPVYKRPPAPVPQAFPVAVTGNPANSPSGEQDLDDWRVYFTDPALSRLIEVALANNRDLRTATLRIQEARALYGIQFAERLPSVDGTASYNRGRTVDPSLGENVVASQYRAALGVSAFELDVFGRVKSLSDAALAEYLASVEAQRAVQISLIAEVASAYVAERALYDQEQLARRTLAARDGIYALTKRRYGAGMSTAIELRTAQMLVDSARASLAALARERTQAASALQLLLGDFAVDLPRATPVLDDLTMTPVAVGLSSDLLIRRPDIREAEQRLKAANANIGAARAAFFPSLRITTEVGSVSDGFSRLFAGGSGVWSFAPQLTLPIFSGGRNRANLDLATVRKDMAIAGYEKTIQTAFREVADALAARDQIDAQLDAQKGVYEADNERMRLAQRRYTSGVATYLELLDAQRSLFESGQELIRLKQLRLTNAITLYRALGGGWQKEGSA is encoded by the coding sequence ATGACGCTCGCGGGCTGCTCGCTGGCGCCGGTCTATAAGCGTCCGCCGGCGCCGGTGCCGCAGGCTTTTCCGGTAGCCGTGACGGGCAATCCCGCGAATAGCCCTTCCGGTGAGCAGGATCTCGACGACTGGCGTGTGTATTTCACCGACCCGGCCTTGAGCCGCCTGATCGAGGTGGCGCTTGCCAACAACCGCGATCTGCGCACCGCAACGTTGCGCATTCAGGAGGCGCGCGCGCTGTACGGCATCCAGTTTGCGGAGCGGCTGCCTTCCGTCGACGGCACCGCCAGCTACAACCGTGGCCGGACCGTGGATCCTTCGCTGGGCGAAAACGTGGTGGCAAGCCAGTATCGCGCGGCACTTGGCGTGAGCGCTTTCGAACTGGACGTGTTCGGACGCGTGAAGAGTCTGTCTGATGCCGCGCTGGCCGAGTATCTCGCCAGTGTCGAGGCGCAGCGCGCCGTGCAGATCAGTCTGATCGCGGAGGTCGCGTCGGCGTATGTCGCCGAGCGCGCGCTTTACGATCAGGAGCAACTGGCGCGCCGCACGCTCGCCGCGCGTGACGGCATCTACGCACTGACGAAGCGCCGCTATGGCGCGGGCATGAGTACCGCGATCGAATTGCGCACGGCACAGATGCTGGTCGACTCCGCGCGCGCGTCGCTGGCCGCGCTGGCGCGCGAGCGCACCCAGGCAGCGAGTGCGCTGCAACTGTTGCTCGGCGACTTCGCTGTCGATCTGCCGCGCGCCACGCCGGTGCTCGACGACTTGACGATGACGCCGGTGGCGGTCGGTTTGTCGTCGGATCTGCTGATACGCAGGCCGGATATTCGCGAGGCCGAACAGCGCCTGAAAGCCGCGAACGCGAATATCGGCGCGGCACGGGCGGCTTTCTTTCCGAGTCTGCGCATCACCACCGAAGTGGGATCGGTCAGCGACGGCTTTTCCCGTCTGTTCGCGGGCGGCTCGGGAGTATGGTCGTTCGCACCGCAACTGACATTGCCGATCTTCAGCGGTGGCCGCAATCGCGCGAACCTCGATCTCGCAACGGTGCGCAAGGACATGGCGATCGCCGGATACGAAAAGACGATTCAGACCGCATTCCGCGAAGTGGCCGATGCGTTGGCCGCCCGTGATCAGATCGACGCACAGCTCGATGCACAAAAAGGCGTCTATGAGGCGGACAATGAGCGGATGCGGCTTGCGCAACGGCGCTACACGAGCGGGGTGGCAACCTATCTGGAACTGCTCGATGCGCAACGCAGCCTGTTCGAGTCGGGGCAAGAATTAATCCGGCTGAAGCAGTTGCGCCTCACTAATGCGATTACGCTGTACCGGGCGCTAGGTGGCGGATGGCAGAAGGAGGGCAGTGCGTGA
- the shiA gene encoding shikimate transporter — protein MSTTIPKAPKTAVAGNNTARSQARKAALGSFVGAVVDWYDFLLYGIVAALVFNAEFFPKVSPAMGTLAAFATFGVGFLFRPLGGFVFGHYGDRLGRKRMLVLTVMTMGLSTAAIGLLPAFSSIGWWAPVLLVTLRAIQGFAVGGEWGGAALMAVESAPEKKKAFYSSGVQVGYGVGLVLSTGLVAIISRSMDNASFLSWGWRLPFLFSVVLVLIALWIRSSMEESKEFVEKVGEHGERSVRLPIVEALLKHPKAFLLIIALRLAELFTMYIVTAFALNYSTANLHMPREFFLSIGLLVGAVSCVTIPCFAWLADRFGRRRVYIVGALVGMFSAVPFFLALEARSTVWIVIFAVMLANVAHDMVVSVQQPMFTELFGTEYRYSGAGVGYQVASVVGGGFTPFIAVALVSFAGGSWHPVAAYLAIGCLISVLVAAKMKTGRGVA, from the coding sequence ATGAGTACCACCATCCCCAAAGCGCCGAAAACGGCCGTGGCCGGCAACAATACGGCGCGCAGCCAGGCACGCAAGGCGGCGCTCGGCAGCTTTGTCGGCGCCGTGGTCGACTGGTACGACTTTCTGCTGTACGGCATCGTCGCCGCGCTCGTCTTCAATGCCGAGTTCTTCCCGAAGGTCAGCCCGGCAATGGGCACACTCGCCGCCTTCGCAACCTTCGGCGTCGGCTTTCTGTTCCGGCCGCTCGGCGGCTTCGTGTTCGGCCACTATGGCGACCGGCTTGGACGCAAGCGCATGCTGGTTCTCACGGTAATGACGATGGGCCTCTCCACCGCCGCGATCGGCCTGCTGCCGGCCTTCTCCAGCATCGGCTGGTGGGCGCCGGTGCTGCTCGTGACCTTGCGCGCAATCCAGGGTTTCGCGGTCGGCGGCGAATGGGGCGGTGCGGCGTTGATGGCGGTCGAAAGCGCGCCGGAAAAGAAGAAGGCCTTCTACAGCAGTGGCGTGCAGGTCGGCTATGGCGTGGGTCTCGTGCTCTCGACCGGCCTCGTCGCGATCATCAGCCGTTCGATGGACAACGCGTCGTTCCTGAGCTGGGGCTGGCGCCTACCGTTTCTGTTCAGTGTGGTGCTGGTGCTGATCGCGCTGTGGATCCGCTCGAGCATGGAAGAGTCGAAGGAGTTCGTCGAGAAGGTCGGCGAGCACGGCGAACGCAGCGTGCGGCTGCCGATCGTCGAGGCCTTGCTGAAGCACCCCAAGGCTTTCCTGCTGATCATCGCGCTGCGCCTCGCCGAGTTGTTCACGATGTACATCGTGACGGCGTTCGCGCTGAACTACTCGACGGCCAATCTGCACATGCCGCGCGAGTTCTTCCTCTCGATCGGCCTGCTGGTGGGCGCGGTAAGTTGCGTGACGATTCCCTGCTTCGCGTGGCTGGCTGACCGTTTCGGCCGCCGCCGCGTGTATATCGTCGGCGCGCTGGTCGGCATGTTCAGCGCGGTGCCGTTCTTCCTCGCGCTCGAAGCGCGCTCGACGGTGTGGATCGTGATCTTCGCGGTCATGCTCGCCAACGTCGCCCACGATATGGTCGTGAGCGTGCAGCAGCCCATGTTCACCGAGCTGTTCGGTACCGAGTATCGCTATAGCGGCGCGGGTGTCGGCTATCAGGTGGCGAGCGTGGTCGGCGGCGGCTTCACGCCGTTTATCGCGGTGGCGCTGGTCAGCTTTGCCGGTGGCTCGTGGCATCCGGTGGCGGCTTACCTCGCGATCGGCTGCCTGATCTCGGTGCTGGTGGCCGCGAAGATGAAGACCGGGCGCGGCGTCGCCTGA
- a CDS encoding MexX/AxyX family multidrug efflux RND transporter periplasmic adaptor subunit: MKTTRAIPITLAVTTLVALLAGCGKQTPRADATAAAPQEVAVLTVHPSSTALTVELPGRLEAYRQAEVRARVAGIVTARLYEEGQEVRKNAPLFRIDPAPLKAALDVAAGTLARAEANALGATDKRKRYDDLVTDRAVSERDHTEALIEERQAKAEVASARAELERARLQLSYATVTAPIDGRARRALVTEGALVGQDSATPLTTVEQIDPIYVNFSQPAADVAALRRAIDTGRVQGVAQKDIKVYLMLPDGSEYAQTGKLLFTDLAVDPGTDSVAMRALFPNAQRELLPGAYVRIRLDRAIDTAAIAVPRDAVTRTADDATVKVVDAASKVVVVPVQVNELKGHNWLVTRGLKGGERVIVENAATLVPGTVVTPRERAERGADQPGTTKAPAST, translated from the coding sequence ATGAAAACCACACGCGCCATTCCGATCACGCTCGCCGTAACCACACTGGTCGCGTTGCTCGCGGGATGCGGCAAACAGACCCCGCGGGCCGATGCCACGGCCGCCGCGCCTCAGGAAGTCGCGGTGTTGACGGTTCATCCGTCGTCCACAGCGTTGACGGTCGAGTTGCCGGGCAGGCTCGAAGCATACCGGCAAGCAGAAGTGCGTGCGCGAGTAGCGGGCATTGTCACGGCGCGTCTGTATGAAGAAGGGCAGGAGGTGCGCAAGAATGCGCCGCTGTTCCGGATCGATCCGGCACCGCTGAAAGCGGCTCTGGACGTGGCGGCCGGCACGTTGGCGCGTGCCGAAGCCAATGCACTTGGCGCCACTGACAAGCGCAAGCGCTACGACGATCTCGTTACCGATCGCGCGGTAAGCGAACGCGACCACACCGAAGCGCTTATTGAGGAGCGCCAGGCGAAGGCCGAGGTGGCGTCGGCACGTGCCGAACTAGAGCGGGCGCGGCTGCAACTGAGTTACGCGACAGTCACCGCGCCGATCGACGGCCGCGCCCGGCGCGCGCTCGTGACCGAAGGCGCGCTGGTCGGTCAGGATTCGGCTACGCCGCTGACCACGGTCGAGCAGATCGATCCGATCTACGTGAACTTCTCGCAGCCCGCCGCGGACGTGGCCGCGTTGCGCCGCGCGATCGACACCGGGCGCGTACAAGGCGTCGCGCAAAAGGACATCAAGGTTTATCTGATGCTGCCTGATGGCAGCGAATACGCGCAGACCGGCAAGTTGTTGTTCACGGACCTGGCTGTCGATCCGGGCACGGACTCGGTGGCGATGCGCGCGCTGTTTCCCAATGCGCAGCGTGAGCTGTTGCCGGGTGCCTATGTGCGGATCAGGCTGGATCGTGCGATCGATACCGCGGCGATTGCGGTGCCGCGCGATGCCGTCACCCGCACCGCGGACGACGCAACGGTCAAGGTCGTCGATGCGGCGAGCAAGGTGGTGGTAGTGCCCGTGCAGGTCAACGAGTTGAAGGGCCACAACTGGCTCGTGACGCGCGGCCTGAAGGGCGGCGAGCGCGTCATCGTGGAGAACGCCGCGACGCTTGTGCCTGGCACCGTCGTCACGCCGCGCGAGCGTGCTGAACGTGGCGCGGACCAGCCGGGTACAACGAAGGCCCCGGCCAGCACATAG
- a CDS encoding multidrug efflux RND transporter permease subunit — protein sequence MARFFIDRPVFAWVISLLIMLTGIFAIRALPVAQYPDIAPPVVNIWANYPGASAQVVEESVTAVIEREMNGAPGLMYTSATSSAGSASITLTFKQGTNPDLAAVEVQNRLKTVEARLPEPVRRDGVSVEKAADNIQLVVTLTSDDGRMSEVQLGELASANVVQALRRVDGVGKVQFWGAEYAMRIWPDPIRMTSLNLSASDLVTAIRSHNARVTVGDIGNQAVPDSAQISATVLAGGQLSTPEAFGGIALRTRPDGSALYLRDVARIEFGGSDYAFTSRVNGKTATGMAIKMAPGSNAVATTKRVRETMDQLKKYFPPGVSYQIPYETASFVQISIQKVLSTLIEAGVLVFLVMYLFMQNIRATLIPTLVVPVALLGTFGVMLALGFSINVLTMFGMVLAIGILVDDAIVVVENVERIMAEEGLSPYEATVKAMRQISGAIIGITVVLTSVFLPMAFFSGAVGNIYRQFALSLAVSIGFSAFLALSLTPALCATLLRPVDAGHHEKRGFFGWFNRMFTRMTGRYHGAVAKILRKPLRWMTLYAAIGAAVAMLFTSLPSAFLPDEDQGNFMIMVMRPQGATMAETMRSIKAVEDYLLEKEPVEYVYAVGGFSNYGSGPSSGMIFSTLKNWKDRKDAETHVEAIVARVNQRFAGTPDTMVFAMNSPALPDLGSTSGFDFRLQDRGAVGYAALVAAREKLLADGHGQKGITDLMFAGQPDAPQIVLDIDRNKAAAMGVTMDEINTTLAVMFGSDYIGDFMHGSQVRRVIVQADGRNRVAVDDVRKLRVRNAAGQMVPLSAFVTLQWRAGPPQLTRYNGYPSFTLNGSAAPGHSSGEAMQVMETLAGKLPAGIGFDWSGQSFEERLSGSQAPMLFALSVLIVFLALAALYESWSIPLAVILVVPLGVIGAVLGVTLRGMPNDIYFKVGLIATIGLSAKNAILIVEVAKDLYAEGMTLVDATLEAARLRLRPIVMTSLAFGVGVVPLAFASGAASGAQIAIGTGVLGGIVSATVLAIFMVPLFFVVVGRLFNVGKRRRPGPAATNALEIKE from the coding sequence ATGGCTCGATTTTTTATCGATCGCCCCGTCTTTGCGTGGGTGATTTCCTTACTCATCATGCTCACGGGCATCTTCGCGATCCGTGCGCTGCCGGTCGCGCAATACCCGGACATCGCGCCACCCGTGGTCAACATCTGGGCGAACTATCCGGGTGCCTCGGCGCAGGTCGTCGAGGAATCGGTGACCGCGGTGATCGAGCGCGAGATGAACGGCGCGCCGGGGCTGATGTACACGTCAGCGACCAGCAGCGCCGGTTCGGCATCGATCACGCTCACTTTCAAGCAGGGCACGAATCCCGATCTGGCCGCAGTCGAAGTGCAGAACCGTTTGAAGACGGTCGAAGCGCGTCTGCCCGAGCCGGTGCGGCGCGACGGCGTCTCGGTCGAGAAGGCGGCGGACAACATCCAACTCGTCGTCACGCTGACTTCCGACGATGGCCGCATGAGCGAGGTGCAACTCGGCGAACTCGCGTCGGCGAATGTCGTCCAGGCGCTGCGGCGTGTCGACGGCGTCGGCAAAGTGCAGTTCTGGGGCGCTGAATACGCGATGCGGATCTGGCCCGACCCGATCCGGATGACGTCGCTGAATCTCTCCGCGTCCGATCTGGTTACGGCGATCCGCAGCCATAACGCGCGTGTGACGGTCGGCGATATCGGCAACCAGGCGGTGCCGGACTCGGCGCAGATCAGCGCCACCGTGCTCGCGGGCGGTCAACTGAGCACGCCGGAAGCATTCGGCGGCATTGCGTTGCGCACCAGGCCGGACGGCTCGGCGCTCTATCTGCGCGACGTCGCGCGGATCGAATTCGGCGGCAGCGACTACGCGTTCACCTCGCGCGTCAACGGCAAGACCGCAACCGGCATGGCGATCAAGATGGCGCCGGGTTCGAACGCGGTCGCCACGACCAAACGCGTGCGCGAGACGATGGACCAGTTGAAGAAGTATTTTCCGCCGGGTGTGAGCTATCAGATTCCGTACGAGACCGCGTCGTTCGTGCAGATCTCGATCCAGAAAGTGCTCAGCACGCTAATCGAAGCCGGTGTTCTGGTGTTCCTCGTGATGTATCTGTTCATGCAGAACATCCGTGCGACCCTGATCCCGACACTGGTCGTGCCGGTTGCGCTGCTCGGCACGTTCGGCGTGATGCTGGCGCTCGGTTTCTCGATCAACGTGCTGACGATGTTCGGCATGGTGCTGGCGATCGGCATTCTGGTCGACGATGCGATCGTGGTGGTCGAGAACGTCGAGCGGATCATGGCCGAAGAAGGGCTGTCGCCGTATGAAGCGACGGTGAAGGCGATGCGCCAGATCAGCGGCGCGATTATCGGCATCACGGTGGTGCTGACCTCGGTGTTCCTGCCGATGGCGTTTTTCAGCGGCGCGGTGGGAAACATCTACCGGCAGTTTGCGTTGTCGCTGGCGGTGTCGATCGGCTTCTCGGCATTCCTGGCGCTGTCGCTCACGCCTGCGTTGTGCGCGACGCTGCTCAGGCCGGTCGACGCCGGGCATCATGAAAAGCGTGGTTTCTTCGGCTGGTTCAACCGGATGTTCACGCGCATGACGGGCCGCTACCACGGCGCGGTCGCGAAGATCCTGCGCAAGCCGCTGCGCTGGATGACGCTGTACGCCGCAATCGGCGCGGCGGTCGCGATGCTGTTCACGAGTCTGCCGAGCGCGTTTTTGCCCGACGAGGACCAGGGCAACTTCATGATCATGGTGATGCGTCCGCAAGGCGCGACGATGGCGGAAACGATGCGAAGTATCAAAGCCGTGGAAGATTATCTGCTCGAGAAGGAGCCGGTCGAGTACGTGTACGCGGTTGGCGGCTTCAGCAATTACGGCAGCGGCCCGAGCAGCGGCATGATCTTTTCGACGCTGAAGAACTGGAAAGATCGTAAGGATGCCGAGACACATGTGGAGGCCATCGTCGCACGCGTGAACCAGCGCTTTGCCGGCACGCCGGACACCATGGTGTTCGCGATGAATTCCCCCGCGTTGCCGGACCTCGGTTCGACGAGCGGTTTCGACTTCCGTTTGCAGGATCGCGGCGCCGTCGGCTACGCGGCGCTGGTGGCGGCGCGCGAAAAATTGCTGGCCGACGGTCACGGGCAGAAAGGCATTACCGACCTGATGTTCGCCGGTCAACCGGACGCGCCGCAGATCGTGCTCGACATCGACCGCAACAAGGCTGCCGCGATGGGCGTGACGATGGACGAGATCAATACCACGCTCGCCGTCATGTTCGGCTCCGACTACATCGGCGATTTCATGCACGGCTCGCAGGTGCGGCGCGTGATCGTGCAGGCGGACGGACGCAATCGCGTCGCCGTCGACGATGTGCGCAAGCTGCGCGTGCGCAATGCGGCGGGCCAGATGGTGCCGCTCTCGGCGTTCGTCACGCTGCAATGGCGCGCGGGGCCGCCGCAACTGACGCGCTACAACGGTTATCCGTCATTCACGCTGAATGGGTCGGCGGCACCCGGACACAGCAGTGGCGAAGCGATGCAGGTGATGGAAACGCTGGCGGGCAAATTGCCGGCGGGGATCGGTTTCGACTGGTCGGGGCAATCGTTCGAAGAGCGTCTGTCGGGCTCGCAGGCGCCGATGCTGTTCGCGCTGTCGGTGCTGATCGTGTTCCTCGCGCTCGCGGCGCTGTACGAGAGCTGGTCGATTCCGCTCGCGGTGATTCTGGTGGTGCCGCTCGGCGTGATCGGCGCGGTGCTGGGGGTGACGCTGCGTGGCATGCCTAACGATATCTACTTCAAGGTCGGCCTGATCGCGACGATCGGCCTGTCGGCCAAGAACGCGATTCTGATCGTCGAAGTGGCGAAAGATCTATACGCCGAGGGCATGACGCTGGTCGACGCGACGCTCGAAGCCGCGCGTCTGCGCTTGCGGCCGATCGTGATGACATCGCTTGCGTTCGGCGTTGGGGTAGTGCCGCTCGCGTTCGCCTCGGGCGCGGCATCCGGCGCGCAGATCGCGATCGGCACAGGGGTGCTGGGCGGTATTGTCAGTGCGACCGTGCTGGCGATTTTCATGGTGCCGCTGTTCTTTGTGGTGGTCGGGCGTCTATTCAACGTCGGCAAGCGCCGGCGTCCTGGCCCGGCCGCGACGAATGCACTGGAGATAAAGGAATGA
- a CDS encoding IS481 family transposase, translating into MPWNARDTMSLRQEFVHLASQDTLTMTELCQRFNISRQTGYKWLHRGEHALADQSRRPLSSPSKTPTAMEQEVVRLRQAHPRWGGRKISRRLRDLGLEAVPQPSTVTDILHRHNLILPADSAMSQPWKRFEHEQPNVLWQMDFKGHFETLGKERCSPLTVLDDHSRFSILLRACGPTDTATVQTGLREAFGHYGLPLRINTDNGSPWGSPGSPGQLTELAVWLIRLGIRISYSRPYHPQTNGKDERFHRTLKAEVLNGRSFATQQHVQQELDRWRTVYNCERPHEAIGMDTPISRYRPSPRAYPSILPEPEYGPDDVVLLVKSDGRLRFEGRHLKVSNALYGLPVAARAKPGEDGVFEFWFAHHRILTLDLRSDNH; encoded by the coding sequence ATGCCCTGGAACGCAAGAGACACTATGAGCCTCCGACAGGAATTTGTTCATCTGGCCAGTCAGGACACGCTGACGATGACCGAGCTGTGCCAGCGCTTTAACATCAGCCGGCAGACCGGCTACAAATGGCTCCATCGCGGCGAGCATGCGCTGGCAGATCAATCCCGACGCCCGCTCAGCAGTCCGTCGAAGACCCCCACTGCGATGGAGCAGGAAGTGGTACGGCTGCGCCAGGCCCATCCGCGCTGGGGCGGCCGCAAGATCAGCCGGCGCCTGCGTGATCTGGGCCTTGAGGCGGTGCCGCAGCCCAGCACCGTGACCGACATCCTGCACCGGCACAACCTGATCCTGCCGGCCGATTCAGCGATGAGCCAACCCTGGAAGCGCTTTGAGCACGAGCAGCCTAACGTACTCTGGCAGATGGACTTCAAGGGGCACTTTGAGACCCTCGGGAAGGAGCGCTGCAGCCCCCTGACGGTACTCGACGACCACTCGCGCTTCAGCATCCTGCTGCGCGCCTGTGGACCCACCGACACCGCTACCGTGCAGACAGGATTACGGGAGGCGTTTGGACACTATGGCCTGCCGTTACGCATCAATACCGATAACGGCTCGCCGTGGGGTTCGCCTGGCAGTCCGGGGCAACTCACCGAACTGGCCGTCTGGCTGATCCGGCTGGGTATCCGCATCAGTTACAGCCGGCCTTACCACCCGCAGACCAACGGCAAGGACGAGCGGTTTCACCGTACGCTGAAGGCTGAAGTACTGAACGGACGAAGCTTCGCTACCCAGCAGCACGTGCAACAGGAACTGGACCGCTGGCGCACCGTATATAACTGCGAGCGCCCGCATGAGGCGATCGGCATGGACACGCCCATCAGCCGTTACCGGCCGAGCCCCCGGGCGTATCCATCGATCCTGCCGGAGCCGGAGTACGGCCCGGATGACGTGGTGCTGCTGGTTAAATCGGATGGCCGGCTACGCTTTGAAGGACGGCACCTCAAGGTCTCGAATGCACTTTATGGACTGCCGGTTGCGGCACGCGCAAAGCCGGGCGAAGACGGCGTATTTGAATTCTGGTTTGCCCATCACCGCATCCTCACCCTTGACCTGAGGAGCGACAATCACTGA
- a CDS encoding TetR family transcriptional regulator yields the protein MARKTKEESQNTRNGILDAAELVFLEKGVAQTAMADIADAAGVSRGAVYGHYKNKIEVCLAMCDRAFARAAEGFELAEDGPALEALREAALHYLRQCVESGSVQRVLEILYMKCEQSEENAPLLRRRTLYDKQTLRITTALLRRAVSNGELPATLNLHLASVYFQSLVEGIFGTMVWTDRLRNTPWEDVDALLLAGIDTLRDSARLRHAKPCAAT from the coding sequence ATGGCTCGCAAAACGAAAGAAGAATCGCAAAACACACGTAATGGCATCCTCGATGCCGCTGAACTGGTGTTTCTGGAAAAAGGCGTCGCGCAAACCGCGATGGCCGATATCGCCGACGCGGCGGGTGTGTCGCGTGGCGCGGTCTACGGACACTACAAGAACAAGATCGAGGTGTGCCTCGCGATGTGCGACCGCGCGTTCGCGCGCGCCGCCGAGGGCTTCGAACTGGCCGAGGATGGACCTGCGCTGGAGGCGCTGCGCGAGGCGGCGCTGCACTATTTGCGGCAATGCGTCGAATCGGGCTCGGTGCAGCGCGTGCTCGAAATCCTCTATATGAAATGCGAGCAGAGCGAAGAAAACGCCCCGCTGCTGCGACGGCGCACGCTCTACGACAAGCAGACGCTGCGCATCACGACCGCGCTGCTACGGCGCGCGGTGAGCAACGGCGAGTTGCCCGCCACCCTCAATCTGCATCTCGCGAGCGTGTATTTTCAGTCGCTGGTGGAAGGCATTTTTGGCACGATGGTGTGGACCGACCGCCTGCGCAACACACCGTGGGAAGACGTCGACGCGCTGCTGCTCGCCGGCATCGACACGCTGCGCGATTCGGCGCGGCTCAGACATGCAAAGCCTTGCGCGGCCACCTGA